In Methanococcus voltae, the sequence CCTTTGTCTATTATCATTGTTAAACCGTTATGGGTTGGTATTTTTAAAAATGAAAAGGATTCCATAGATTATCACCCGTGTCTGTATACTTAATTTTTAAAAATTAATTGTATCATATTAAAATATTATTTAATAGAATATATAAAGAATTTTCTATTAATATTTAATATTCTTATAAGAAAAATATATTTTAATATATCCCTTAAAGTACTATATTATTTCCTAATATGAATAATTGGTATATTATATGATAAATAGTTTACTATTAAAAATTAAAATAATAACAATATTATAGTAGAAATACATAACTCTAAAAAACATTATTATGTAAATTTAACATAGTTATGACTTATAGATTTATATTGAGAATTTAATGGAGTTGGTTTTGTGAAAATTACACGAATGCACGGTGCTGGCGGTAAAGTAATGCAAAATTTAATAGGGGATGTAATATTAGGTAGTTTAACAAATACTCAAGTCAATGGAGGCATTGGTCTTCAAGATTTAGATGATGGTTCTACAATACCTATTGGAGACAATGAAATTGTTTTTACAGTTGATGGGCATACAGTAGACCCCATATTTTTTAAAGGCGGGGATATTGGTAGAATTTCAGTATGTGGTACGGTTAACGACCTATCCGTTATGGGTGCAAAACCTTTAGCTCTTTCAATGTCCTTTGTATTACCAGAAGGCTTTGATATAGATAAATTAAAGGAAATTATGGATTCAATAAATAAAGCTTGTGAAGAAGCAGGTGTTGCAGTCATTACTGGAGATACTAAAGTTTCTAATGTTTCGGATATTATTATATCATCTGCAGGTATTGGAATTGTTGAAAAAGGAAAAGCAGTTCGAGATAAAGGAATGAAAGAAGGCGATTCAATTATCGTAACTGGAAACCTTGCAGAACACGGTTTAACAATACTTTTAAGTAGAGAAGGGTTTGATTTAGAATCTAACTTAAAATCAGACGTTGCACCAGTTAATGGATTAATTCAGTCCGTATTAAATGAAGGAATTACAATTAATGCAATGAAAGACCCTACAAGAGGGGGTCTTGCAGATTCATTGAATGAAATGGCTGAAAAAAGCGGTTTAGGAATTACTTTGCAAGAGGACCAAATTCCATTGAGTGAGGAAGTTAACTTCATATCTGAAGCTTTGGGTATCGACCCCCTTACTGTTGCGAATGAGGGAAAAGTTGTTATGGCAATACCTAAAAAAGATGCCGAAAAAGCTCTTGAAATCATAAAAAATCATCCGTTAGGTAAAAATGCCAAAATAGTTGGGGAAGTAACATCCGAACATAAAGGTGTTATTATGGAAACTTTAGTGGGCAGAAGAGTTGTTGATACCCCTATTGGGGACCCAATCCCGAGAGTTTGCTAAAGTTAACTATTTTATTATTTTATTATTATTTTATGAATTATTTTTAATTATCATTTATTATTTTTATATTTGTTATGTTATTACAACTGTAGTATGGAGCTTGTATTATTATTTTAACAAAAATTCGAATAATTTTATATATAATAGTTATGCTAACATAATATTTGTTATTTTTTAAGAATTAATAAAAATATTATAAAAATATTAATAACAATATTAATTATATTATTGGTGTCATAATGGATAAAAGTAAAGAAATATTATCAAAATTAAAAGAATACAGAGATTTAGACTTAAAATATGAAAAAGGAAATATATTTGGGTCCATGTGTACAAAACCACATCCAATAACGCTTGAAATCATAAAAATGTTCTATGAAACTAATTTGGGAGACCCTGGATTATTTATAGGTACCAAAAAATTAGAAGAAGAATCCATACAAATGATTGGCAAATTATTACATAATCCTAATGCCTTTGGATATATTATATCGGGAGGTACAGAAGCCAATATAACCGCTATGAGATTATTTAATAATATTTCGAAGGCAAATTTTAAAAATAAAAAATATGGAAATAAAAAAAATAGAGAAGATTCTTCAAAAATTATAATACCTGAAACTGCCCACTTTTCGTTTGATAAATCAAAAGATATGATGAATTTAGACTTAATACGACCTCCATTAACCGAATACTATACGTCAAATGTAAAATGGGTAAAGGATTATGTAGAAGATACGATATCTAAAAATGGTGAAAATTCTATTTCAGGTATTGTAGGAATTGCAGGATGTACTGAATTGGGAACTATCGATAATATAAAGGAATTATCCAAAATAGCTTATACTAATGACATTCCCCTTCACGTAGATGCTGCATTTGGTGGTTTTGTAATTCCATTCTTAGAAGAAAAATATAAACTTAAAAATTATAACTACGAGTTTGATTTTAGTCTCGATGGCGTAAAAACCATTACAATAGACCCCCACAAAATGGGATTATCACCAATTTCTGCAGGCGGTATAATCTTCAGAAACAGAGAATATAAAAAATATTTGGATATAGAGGCCCCTTATTTAACTGAAACTTTGCAAGCAACTATATTAGGTACTCGTACCGGAGTAGGGGCCGCTACAACATGGGGACTCTTAAAATTACTATGTAAAGATGGGTACGCTAAAATAACACACGAATGTATGGAAAAAACTACCTATTTAACGAATAAATTAAGAGAAAACGGTTTCGAAACAGTTATTGAACCAGTATTAAACATTATTGCGATTAAAGATGATAATGCAAAAGAAACCTGTAAAAAACTAAAGGAAAAAGGATTATATGTTTCAGTCTGTAGATGCACCAATGCACTTAGAATTGTGATTATGCCACACCTTGAATTTGAACATCTTGATAATTTAGTAAATACCCTTTGTAAAATAAATAAAAAATAAAGTAAATCATTTAGATAATTAGGTAAATAGATTGAATAGATAGATTGAATGAATAACCAATTAACTTAAAATAAAAAAATTATTATTTATTTATATATGCAAATAAATATATAAATAGAATAACACATAATAATAAACTAATTTATTATAATATCAATAAATAATATTGAAATATCCTTAAAATAAAAATATATCAATGTTGGTGAATTTATGAAAATTTACGTGAATGGAGAATTCGTTAATAAAGAAGATGCGAAAGTTTCAGTATATGACCATGGTTTATTATATGGTGATGGAGTATTTGAAGGAATACGAGCTTATGAAGGAGTTATATTTAAATTAAAAGAGCACATTGATAGATTATATGAATCAGCTATCTCATTAGATATAAAAATTGATATTAGTAGAGAAGAAATGTCTAAAGTAGTAATAGACACTGTAAAAATAAACGAACTAAATGATGCATATATAAGACTCGTAGTTACGAGAGGCGTAGGGGATTTAGGATTAGACCCAAGAAAATGTCTAAAACCTACCATATTCTGTATTGCCGAACCTATGAATCCACTATTAGGCGACCAAGGTATAAAAACTATTGTTTCAGGAATAAGAAGATTACCTGTAGATGTATTAAACCCTGCTGTTAAATCTTTGAATTATTTAAACAGTATTCTTGCAAAAATACAAGCAAATGCTGCAGGAGTTAATGAAGCCTTCTTATTAGATAGAAATGGATATGTTGCAGAAGGAACCGGAGATAATGTATTTGTTGTTAAAAATGGAATTATAAGAACCCCTCCTGTATCCACAAGTGTTTTAAGAGGAATTACGAGAGATACTGCAATAGAATTAGCAATAGAAGCAGGATATACCGTATTAGAAGAAAATTTAACGCTTCACGATTTATATACTGCTGATGAGTTATTTATTACAGGTACTGCGGCTGAATTAATCCACGTTATTGAAATCGACGGTAGAATCATAAATAATGGCGAAGCTGGAGAAATTACAAAAGATTTACTAAGCAGATTCATCGAAATTAGAGGAAAAATCGGAGCTAAAATCGAATAAATCAATGATAAAATAAATAATTTTGATATTCATAATAAAATACTTATTTTCTCATTTTTAATCTTATTTTTAAGATAATTTAAATTAATTAAGTTTAAAACATTGTTTATTTTTACAATATCCTTATACACAACTCAAAGTTTAAAATTAAAAAAATATTAAAAAAATATTAAAAAGTAAAAAAAGAATTATTTTGAATTTAATGGGTAATTTGGTGCTTCATTTGTAATTAATACATCATGAGGGTGGCTTTCTTTTTGTCCGCTTTGGGTGATAATAACAAATCTTGCTTTTTCGTGCATTTCCTCGATGTTTTCAGAACCGCAGTATCCCATTGATGACCTTAAACCACCTGCAATTTGGAATATAATATCACTTACTGAACCTTTATAAGGTACTGCACCTTCAATCCCCTCAGGAACTAATTTAGTGTGTTTCATATGTGCTCCATCACTTTTTTGGAAGTATCTATCTGCAACATTTCCTGAACTACCGCACATAGCCCCTAATGAACCCATTCCTCTATATTGCTTGTATTTTCTGCCGTTGATGGTTATTAACTGCCCCGGTGCTTCGTCAGTACCTGCTAAAAGACTACCCAACATTACAGCGGAAGCTCCTGCTGCAATTGCTTTTGCAACGTCTCCACTGTATTTTATACCGCCGTCTGCAATTACCGGTATTCCATATTTTTTAGCAACGTCTGCAACTTCAGCTACTGCAGTTAATTGCGGTACCCCAACTCCTGCAACAACTCTTGTTGTACATATTGAACCTGGACCAATACCTACTTTGATAGCATCTGCACCTGCTTTAATTAAATCTTCTGCTGCTTCCTTTGTAGCAACATTACCAACAAATAATTTAACTTTTGTTCCAGTCAATAATTCTTTAAATTTCCTAACGTTTTCAACTACGTTCATATTATGAGCGTGTGCACAATCAATAGCAATTACATCAACTTTAGCCTCAATTAACGCTTTTGCTCTTTCAAAATCGTTTGGACCACATGCTGCAGCAACTAATAAATTTCCTTCCTCGTCCCTAACTGCTTCAGGATATTTTCTTCTTTTTAAAATATCTCGTAAAGTAACCATACCCATTAATACACGTGTTTCTCTTTCCAAAATAGGCATTCTTTCGATTTTATTCTCATATAATCTGTTTAATATATCTTCATAAGGTGTATCTTCATGTGCGTGCAATACGTCCTTAGTCATGACATCTTTAACTTTTAAATTCATATCTGGTACGAATTTTAAATCTCTTGTTGTAATGATGCCCAAAAGAGTCTTATTTTTATCCACTACTGGGAGTCCACTAATTTCATTTTCATACATTATCATTTCAACTTCAGAAACCGTTAATTCAGGCGATACTGTAACTACGTCTCTAACAACCAAATTTTCAGCTCTTTTAACGGCACTAACTTGTTTTACTTGTTCTTCGATAGTCATATTTCTATGAATTACTGCCATTCCTCCCCTTCTTGCTAATGTAATGGCCATTTCTTTTTCTGAAACCGTATCCATTGCTGCAGAGATTACAGGCACATTTAATTCAACACCTGATAAGTTAGTACTTAAACTTGTATTCTTTGGCTCCACATATGATTTATTAGGTATTAATAAAACATCGTCGAATGTATATGCTTTTTTAGCATTGTAAATTTTGTCTGAAAACAAATTATCACCATATATCCTTTTTCATATATTGAATGAATTAGTATATAAATACTTTGGATAACATATTATTTACTAAATTTCGATACGTTATCACAATATTATAAACATTATTTATACATATAATAAATATGATTTTAAAAATATATAATTAAAACTCAAAGTAGTAGTAGTAGTAAGCAATAATAACTAATAACGATTAATATTGATAATATAGGGATGATACCATTAAAAACGATGAACTTTCAAAAATATCTAAAGAATTAATGTCTGGTGCTACAATGTTAAGTAAACATTGTAAAATATGTAATTTCCCATTATTTGAAAAAAATGGGGTAGAATATTGCCCAAATTGTAAAAATAATGAGGAAAATAATATTAAAACTACAAATAAAAATAATATAAAGAGCATAAATGATGATAATAAATATCTAAAAGATATTAAATATAGTGCAATATTAAATAATAAAATAGATTTTTTATGTAATTTACTCGAAAAAGAGACAGATTTAGATAAAATACATAAAATTAGCCAATTGATATTAAATTTATTAGAACTTTCTGAAAAATTAAGCATTTTTGAAAAAAAATAAAGCTAAAAATTAAAGATATAATATAAATTAAAGATATAAAGTATTAAGAAGATATTTAATCCTATTAAAAATATTAAATAAAATGTTTAAGAATTATTAAATATAATATTTGCAGAATTTTCTAAACCAATATATCCACCAATTCCATCTAAAAGCATCTGTACTGCGATTGCCATTAGCATTAAACCCATTAACTTTGTAAGAACGTTAAATCCTACTTTTCCAAGCTTTTTTTCAAGGTCTTTTGAGAATCTCAATATGATATATGATATTGTAATACACATTATTAAAGCTATTGTCAAGTAAGCTAAGTGTATATAACTACCGGATTGAGCAGTTAACGCTATCATTGTACTTATAGCACCAGGTCCTGCATATAAAGGAATTGTAAGGGGAACTACAGAAATATCTTCCACTTCTTGACATTGTTCAGGCAGATTAGATTTTAAAGCCCTTTGTTTTGTAGAATTACCTGTGATAATCTCCAAAGCCACAATAAACACTAAAACACCGCC encodes:
- the hypE gene encoding hydrogenase expression/formation protein HypE; the encoded protein is MKITRMHGAGGKVMQNLIGDVILGSLTNTQVNGGIGLQDLDDGSTIPIGDNEIVFTVDGHTVDPIFFKGGDIGRISVCGTVNDLSVMGAKPLALSMSFVLPEGFDIDKLKEIMDSINKACEEAGVAVITGDTKVSNVSDIIISSAGIGIVEKGKAVRDKGMKEGDSIIVTGNLAEHGLTILLSREGFDLESNLKSDVAPVNGLIQSVLNEGITINAMKDPTRGGLADSLNEMAEKSGLGITLQEDQIPLSEEVNFISEALGIDPLTVANEGKVVMAIPKKDAEKALEIIKNHPLGKNAKIVGEVTSEHKGVIMETLVGRRVVDTPIGDPIPRVC
- the mfnA gene encoding tyrosine decarboxylase MfnA, which produces MDKSKEILSKLKEYRDLDLKYEKGNIFGSMCTKPHPITLEIIKMFYETNLGDPGLFIGTKKLEEESIQMIGKLLHNPNAFGYIISGGTEANITAMRLFNNISKANFKNKKYGNKKNREDSSKIIIPETAHFSFDKSKDMMNLDLIRPPLTEYYTSNVKWVKDYVEDTISKNGENSISGIVGIAGCTELGTIDNIKELSKIAYTNDIPLHVDAAFGGFVIPFLEEKYKLKNYNYEFDFSLDGVKTITIDPHKMGLSPISAGGIIFRNREYKKYLDIEAPYLTETLQATILGTRTGVGAATTWGLLKLLCKDGYAKITHECMEKTTYLTNKLRENGFETVIEPVLNIIAIKDDNAKETCKKLKEKGLYVSVCRCTNALRIVIMPHLEFEHLDNLVNTLCKINKK
- the ilvE gene encoding branched-chain-amino-acid transaminase produces the protein MKIYVNGEFVNKEDAKVSVYDHGLLYGDGVFEGIRAYEGVIFKLKEHIDRLYESAISLDIKIDISREEMSKVVIDTVKINELNDAYIRLVVTRGVGDLGLDPRKCLKPTIFCIAEPMNPLLGDQGIKTIVSGIRRLPVDVLNPAVKSLNYLNSILAKIQANAAGVNEAFLLDRNGYVAEGTGDNVFVVKNGIIRTPPVSTSVLRGITRDTAIELAIEAGYTVLEENLTLHDLYTADELFITGTAAELIHVIEIDGRIINNGEAGEITKDLLSRFIEIRGKIGAKIE
- the guaB gene encoding IMP dehydrogenase; translation: MFSDKIYNAKKAYTFDDVLLIPNKSYVEPKNTSLSTNLSGVELNVPVISAAMDTVSEKEMAITLARRGGMAVIHRNMTIEEQVKQVSAVKRAENLVVRDVVTVSPELTVSEVEMIMYENEISGLPVVDKNKTLLGIITTRDLKFVPDMNLKVKDVMTKDVLHAHEDTPYEDILNRLYENKIERMPILERETRVLMGMVTLRDILKRRKYPEAVRDEEGNLLVAAACGPNDFERAKALIEAKVDVIAIDCAHAHNMNVVENVRKFKELLTGTKVKLFVGNVATKEAAEDLIKAGADAIKVGIGPGSICTTRVVAGVGVPQLTAVAEVADVAKKYGIPVIADGGIKYSGDVAKAIAAGASAVMLGSLLAGTDEAPGQLITINGRKYKQYRGMGSLGAMCGSSGNVADRYFQKSDGAHMKHTKLVPEGIEGAVPYKGSVSDIIFQIAGGLRSSMGYCGSENIEEMHEKARFVIITQSGQKESHPHDVLITNEAPNYPLNSK
- a CDS encoding Sjogren's syndrome/scleroderma autoantigen 1 family protein; the encoded protein is MLSKHCKICNFPLFEKNGVEYCPNCKNNEENNIKTTNKNNIKSINDDNKYLKDIKYSAILNNKIDFLCNLLEKETDLDKIHKISQLILNLLELSEKLSIFEKK
- a CDS encoding MarC family protein, whose protein sequence is MVIDFQMIFILFSSLFAILNPFGVIPPFLSLTSGYSESEKIKVIQKSMISAFLLLIVSGILGKYIIAFFGISIPAIRITGGVLVFIVALEIITGNSTKQRALKSNLPEQCQEVEDISVVPLTIPLYAGPGAISTMIALTAQSGSYIHLAYLTIALIMCITISYIILRFSKDLEKKLGKVGFNVLTKLMGLMLMAIAVQMLLDGIGGYIGLENSANIIFNNS